In Nicotiana tabacum cultivar K326 chromosome 2, ASM71507v2, whole genome shotgun sequence, the following proteins share a genomic window:
- the LOC107766659 gene encoding putative multidrug resistance protein has translation MGNNKGGMFRFADKTDKLLMFFGTLGSMGDGLQIPLMMFVLSEVINDYGNLSSSVSMHIVNKYSLWLLYVAIGVGLSAFVEGLCWARTAERQTSRMRLEYLKSVLRQEVGFFDTQAAESSTTYQVISTVSADSTTIQVTIGEKIPDCLAYMSSFLFCHIFAFVLSWKITLAAIPFTLMFIIPGLGFGTMMMNVGMQMIESYGVAGGIAEQAISSIRTLYSYVAENQTLDKFSQSLQKVMELGIKQGFARGLLLGSLGMVYISWAFQAWLGSILVSKHGEKGGDVFVAGFNVLMGGLNILSALPNLTAITEAKSAAIRITEMIDRHPAIDTEDKKGKALSYVRGEIEFNGVYFNYPSRPDTPILQGLNLRISPGKTTGLVGGSGSGKSTIISLLQRFYDPIEGDISLDGHKIKKLHLKWLRSQMGLVNQEPILFATTIKENILFGKEGTTMEEVEKAAKAANAHDFIIKLPDAYETQVGQFGLQLSGGQKQRIAIARALIRDPKVLLLDEATSALDSESERVVQEALDHASMGRTAIVIAHRLSTIRMANRIVVLQQGRVIESGTHEELMQMTDGEGGEYYKMVQLQQLATLNDVANTPSQKTGGRSSYRKGTTPQSPFNMISSAAATPVMYPFSPAFSRSAPFSAPYSVQFEESYESDDSHFTKEVYRAPSQLRLLQMNAPEWGRALLGCIGAIGSGAVQPINAYCVGAVISVYFRTDKSSIQSHARVYSFVFTGLAVFNFFTNLLQHYNFAVMGEKLTRRIREKLLAKLMTFEIGWFDQDENMSAAICARLSTEANMVRSLVGDRMSLLAQAFFAATFAYTLGLFLTWKLALVMMAAQPLLIGSFYGRSVLMKSMSGKAQKAQREGSQLASEAVINHRTITAFSSQRRIVGLFKATLEGPRKESIRQSWYAGVGLCSSQFLAAASTALAYWYGGKLLSQGEISPEKLFQAFLALLFTAYTIAEAGSMTKDISRGNNAVGSVFAILDRNTEINPDHSSAIDAMRTQIRGHVELKRVFFAYPSRPDQLIFRGLSLEISAGTTVALVGQSGCGKSTIIGLIERFYDSDKGSVYIDEKDIKDYNLRSLRKSIALVSQEPTLFAGTIYENIAYGKENAKESEIRKAAVLANAHEFISGMNDGYETQCGQRGVQLSGGQKQRIAIARAILKNPKILLLDEATSALDTVSESAIQEALEKMMVGRTCIVVAHRLSTIQKATSIAVIKDGIVAEQGSHSDLLSIGKNGSYYSLVKLQGGNSPYR, from the exons ATGGGGAATAATAAAGGAGGAATGTTTAGATTTGCTGATAAAACAGACAAGTTGTTAATGTTCTTCGGGACTTTAGGAAGTATGGGAGATGGTCTGCAGATTCCTCTAATGATGTTTGTGCTTAGTGAAGTGATTAATGATTATGGAAACCTAAGTAGTTCAGTTTCTATGCATATCGTGAACAAG TATTCTCTATGGCTACTCTATGTCGCAATTGGAGTTGGACTGTCTGCTTTTGTTG AAGGATTATGTTGGGCAAGAACTGCTGAAAGACAAACATCTCGTATGAGATTAGAGTATCTAAAATCTGTACTGAGGCAGGAAGTTGGATTTTTTGACACACAGGCAGCTGAGTCTTCCACTACTTATCAAGTGATTTCAACTGTCTCAGCTGATTCAACTACGATTCAAGTGACCATAGGCGAGAAG ATACCTGATTGCCTGGCTTACATGTCATCCTTCTTGTTCTGCCACATCTTTGCGTTTGTGTTATCATGGAAGATCACATTGGCCGCGATACCATTCACCTTAATGTTCATCATCCCAGGACTTGGATTTGGGACAATGATGATGAACGTGGGAATGCAGATGATAGAGTCCTATGGAGTTGCTGGAGGAATAGCAGAACAAGCTATCTCTTCTATAAGAACACTATATTCTTATGTAGCTGAGAACCAAACTCTCGATAAGTTCAGTCAATCGCTGCAGAAAGTTATGGAATTAGGAATCAAGCAAGGCTTTGCTAGAGGGCTGTTGCTGGGAAGCTTGGGAATGGTTTATATTAGCTGGGCTTTTCAGGCATGGCTTGGATCGATTCTAGTCAGCAAACATGGAGAGAAAGGTGGTGATGTATTTGTAGCAGGTTTCAATGTTCTTATGGGAGGATT AAATATTTTGTCCGCTCTTCCAAATCTTACAGCAATCACAGAGGCAAAGTCTGCTGCTATTCGGATAACAGAGATGATTGATAGACATCCAGCAATTGACACTGAAGATAAGAAGGGGAAAGCATTGTCATATGTAAGAGGAGAAATTGAATTCAATGGTGTGTACTTCAATTACCCCTCAAGGCCCGATACGCCTATCTTGCAAGGCCTGAATCTTAGAATTTCGCCTGGAAAAACTACAGGACTTGTTGGGGGTAGTGGTTCTGGGAAATCCACCATAATTTCGTTGCTTCAAAGATTCTATGACCCCATTGAAGGTGATATTTCCTTGGATGGACACAAGATAAAGAAACTCCATCTTAAATGGCTGAGGTCCCAAATGGGTTTGGTTAATCAAGAACCGATCCTCTTTGCAACAACCATAAAAGAGAACATATTATTTGGAAAGGAGGGAACAACCATGGAAGAAGTGGAGAAGGCAGCTAAAGCTGCAAATGCTCATGACTTTATTATCAAGTTACCAGATGCATATGAAACTCAG GTTGGTCAATTTGGGCTGCAGTTATCTGGAGGACAAAAGCAGCGAATAGCCATAGCGAGAGCTTTGATAAGAGACCCAAAAGTCCTGCTGCTTGATGAAGCAACAAGTGCACTTGATTCAGAGTCTGAAAGAGTGGTACAAGAAGCCCTCGATCATGCGTCTATGGGAAGAACTGCAATCGTCATAGCTCACCGCCTATCCACCATTAGAATGGCAAATAGGATAGTGGTTCTTCAACAAGGGAGAGTAATCGAGTCCGGGACACATGAAGAGCTAATGCAAATGACTGATGGGGAAGGTGGAGAGTACTACAAAATGGTGCAGTTGCAGCAACTAGCCACATTAAACGACGTCGCCAATACCCCTAGCCAAAAGACTGGAGGAAGAAGTAGCTATCGAAAGGGTACTACCCCACAAAGTCCATTCAACATGATCTCCAGTGCAGCCGCTACACCTGTTATGTACCCGTTTAGCCCAGCATTTTCCCGAAGTGCACCATTCTCAGCTCCTTACTCCGTTCAGTTTGAAGAATCCTATGAAAGTGATGATAGCCATTTCACAAAAGAGGTTTATCGAGCACCTTCACAATTGCGGTTACTGCAAATGAATGCTCCCGAGTGGGGCAGAGCCTTGCTTGGATGCATAGGAGCGATAGGTTCGGGAGCTGTTCAGCCAATAAATGCCTACTGTGTTGGGGCAGTTATATCTGTTTATTTCCGGACTGATAAATCCTCCATCCAATCCCACGCAAGGGTCTATTCTTTTGTATTCACCGGTCTTGCTGTTTTCAACTTCTTCACAAATCTTCTCCAACACTATAATTTTGCTGTCATGGGAGAAAAGCTAACCAGAAGGATAAGGGAGAAGCTGCTTGCTAAACTCATGACCTTTGAGATAGGATGGTTTGATCAAGATGAGAACATGAGTGCAGCCATATGTGCCCGGCTATCAACTGAAGCAAACATGGTTCGTTCCCTTGTGGGAGACCGCATGTCACTGCTAGCTCAAGCATTCTTTGCTGCTACATTTGCTTATACATTAGGACTTTTCCTAACATGGAAGCTGGCCCTAGTGATGATGGCAGCTCAACCCTTGCTCATTGGAAGCTTTTACGGGAGAAGTGTTCTGATGAAAAGTATGTCTGGTAAAGCACAGAAAGCTCAAAGGGAAGGAAGCCAATTAGCAAGTGAAGCTGTTATTAATCATAGAACTATAACTGCTTTCTCATCTCAGAGAAGGATAGTAGGGCTCTTTAAAGCCACATTAGAAGGTCCTAGGAAGGAAAGCATCCGACAATCTTGGTACGCCGGTGTAGGTCTGTGTAGCTCTCAATTCCTAGCTGCAGCTTCTACAGCTTTAGCATACTGGTATGGTGGGAAGCTATTGTCACAAGGGGAAATATCCCCTGAGAAACTTTTTCAAGCATTTCTAGCACTGCTTTTCACTGCGTATACAATTGCTGAGGCAGGAAGCATGACAAAAGATATATCTAGGGGAAATAACGCCGTGGGTTCAGTCTTTGCAATCCTCGATAGAAACACCGAGATTAATCCAGATCATTCGTCAGCAATAGATGCAATGAGAACACAAATAAGGGGACATGTGGAGCTGAAAAGAGTATTCTTTGCTTACCCATCAAGACCAGACCAGCTGATTTTTAGAGGATTAAGCCTCGAGATAAGTGCAGGAACAACAGTAGCATTAGTTGGACAAAGTGGTTGTGGAAAATCAACTATAATTGGGCTTATTGAAAGATTTTATGATTCAGATAAAGGATCAGTCTATATCGACGAAAAGGATATAAAAGACTACAACTTGAGATCGCTGAGGAAAAGTATTGCATTAGTTAGCCAGGAACCAACTCTCTTTGCAGGAACTATCTATGAGAACATTGCCTATGGAAAAGAGAACGCCAAGGAATCTGAGATAAGAAAGGCAGCAGTGCTTGCTAATGCTCATGAGTTTATAAG TGGGATGAATGATGGATATGAAACTCAATGTGGACAAAGGGGAGTGCAGCTATCAGGAGGTCAGAAACAAAGAATAGCCATTGCCCGAGCAATACTCAAGAACCCAAAAATCCTGCTGTTAGATGAAGCAACTAGTGCTCTTGACACTGTATCTGAAAGCGCAATCCAAGAAGCACTAGAGAAGATGATGGTTGGTCGAACATGCATTGTTGTGGCTCACCGCCTGTCCACTATACAGAAAGCTACTTCTATTGCTGTCATCAAGGATGGAATAGTTGCAGAGCAAGGCTCGCATTCAGATCTACTTTCTATAGGAAAAAATGGCTCATATTATTCTCTGGTAAAATTGCAAGGGGGAAACTCTCCTTACAGGTAA